The genomic window CAGACTTCCGCGTGGTAACTATTAAGCCAGTCAACCTCAGTATCAGACAGCAAAGAAACATCAACCATTTTTGTCTGCATGGTTTGGTGAGTGAGAAGTGTGTGAGATCAAATGTAAGGCAAATCAATTAGCTAGAAGAAAACCAGAAGGGCTCCCTTGACCAGAAAAATGAGAGTTAGATTCAGAGACGCGAATTATTTATAAGTGGATACGTCACTCTGTACCTGAATGGGGAAGAATGTAAGCTTCTCAAATCCAAGGTATGTAGCACCACCAAAGCGGTTTGGTGTTTCAGCATCTCTCACATGAAGGAGATTCTGCAAAAGCAGACCATACAATTGTTACTTAAATCTTATATATCCTATAAAAACTGTCATGGACTGGTGACAAAGTCGCACCTCAATTCGGATCCCAAATGCATGGTCTTCATAATATCCAGGTTCATTGCTTACTATCATGCCATTTTGAAGAGGGGTCATGTTTCCATACCGAAAGCTAATACTTTGAGGACCTTCATGCACATTGAGTGCAGCACCTACGCCGTGTCCTGTCCCTGTTTGGCAGGCAAAATATCAGAGTAATATGAGTTCCTTACAAAAAAGTTGTTCTGGGAAGAAGAGTCAAAAGATAGAATAGAGTACCATGGCGGTAATCAAGTCCAATTTTCCATAGAGAAGAGCGTGCAAACCCATCCAATACAAAACCAGGAGTACCTTCTGGGAACACGGCTTGATCAAGAGCTATATGACCCTACAACCAAAATACCAATCAGACAAGGCAACCCATACAGGTTCGTCTGTTCAATATAGGTAGTCAATGGTCATCAAAAATGATGAGGAAAAGAAGAGCCAAATATTCCACCTGCAAGACTCGAGTGAAACATTCCTTTTCACGGGCAGAAGGTTCACTAAAATGTACTGTTCTGGTGATGTCTGTTGTTCCATCAACATATTGAGCGCCACTATCCagcaaaaaaagtttttgaggGTCTACACGACTGCAGCTCTCAGGCTCGGGCTTATAATGTATAATAGCACCATTTGCACCGGAACCTGCATGGGTAATTAGAGGAAAGGAATACATATCACTCACTGGCTGTATATTGACTATGTGTTAAGAAGCAAGTTCCACCAACAAGGGTGACAATAACCATACCACTTATTGTATCAAAGCTTGTATCCATAAAACCATCTTGCATTGAACGGAATTCAAGAAGCCTGTCAGCCACATCGACCTCTGTTAGATTCGCATTCTTATGCACTTCTTCTTCCAGCCAAGCCCAGAAATGAGCTAGGGCAGCAGCATCTCTGCATAAAATAAGTGGTCAGCCAAAGACATTTCCCATAcataggaaaaaaagaaaccaaaattttccaGAAATGAGCTAGAGCAGCAGCATTTCTCCATATATATTTGGTCAGCCTAAGATACTTAGCATTTGAAAGtacaaaagaaaccaaaatcttCCAGAGAAAAGTTGAATCCTATAAAGGCAGTTGGATTAGGAAAATATCGTAAAAGCAATGGCTTTCTTTACCTCAAGTGAGAATTCTTCATTCCCTTTAGCTCAGCATCATTTTTAATGGCCTTTGCCCACGAAATAGGAGATTGCATGTAAATACCAGAAGGATTGGCAGTATATCCGCTGGAGCTATCAGTAAACTTTGTCTTAACTTTGGCTTCGCTTTCAAAATTCCTCGAATATCTTTCACAGGCAGATTTGTAGGTACTAATGATAGCTACGTTGAGGGTTGATGGATCCATCAAGAGCTGAGCTCCTCGTGCTGCCAAACTGAGAAAACTCAAAGTGAGGGAAATTCCTTTTTCTGAAGTTCATAAATGGACATGGACAATCAAGTACTTACCTATCTATTCCTTGAAGAATGGAATCGTAAGGTCTAAGTTCGATCCCTGCGTTTTTCAAATGATCTTTCACCTCCACCGTTACTTTAGAATTATCTACAAAAAGTTGGGCTTGGTCAACCTCTACAATCAGATATGCGTACATTACAGGTGAATGTGGAACATCGCTCCCTCTCTGCAGTCAGAAGAGGCAGAATACAACATCAATACATTGGGACCTATGTGAAGGATAAGCTGATATCAGTGGCACAAAACTAACAGATTCAAATGTAAGATGCTATGCTAGAGTATTACCAGATTAAGCACCCATGCAATCTCATCAAGCATGGATATTACAATGGCAGATGTGCCAGCATCCATAATTTGGTTCCTCAAAGACAACAATTTCGAGGCCACATCTAAACCAGCATACTTCAAGTCATGTATCCTTATTTGTCTGCTTGGAGGCTTTGGCCTTGAGTCCTTCCATATCTCATCCACAAGATTTACATTGTACAAGTAAACCAACTCATGATTCTTCTTTGCTATAACCTCCTTCAATTCCTCAGCAGCATCGGCGGAAAAAAGGAACTGCTCCCTTCATGAATTCCAAAGTCTTGTAAATAACAAACCACAAACTACAATATTTAAGGACAAAAGGAGACACAATTTAGAAGGTTTAATAATAGCTTACAGGGTCAATACCAACTCTTCCACCAGGCGCCAAAACATCAGCTATCCATTCACTCGCCGTGGGGACTCCCGGATTACCAGCCCGCATGAGAATCCAACTAGAGTTTAATTGCTTCTCCGCCTTTGATAGAATAATTGCAGAGAATGTAGATAAGAAACTCCACATTTCCTTTCAATATGAGATGgcaatcaaataattttaaaggaCGATAATGATCAAAACCTGAAGAAAATAGCGGCCATCTGTCCATAGAGCTGCCTTATCCTTGGTGACAACAGCGGTACCAGCACTTCCAGTAAATCCTGATATATAAGCCCTCCTGGCATAGCACTCTGCGATGAACTCGCTCTAGTACAAAATATGGAGAAAAATCACACTCAAGCCATGAAAAACTCAGGCAGTTTATGGATACATTTAGaagtaaaacataaatttgtgACTTTCCTAATGGCACAGAAATATATTACAGGCAACATCAGTTATGAAAGTAGATCTTAAGCTCCTAGTATGTAAAATTCACCGAAACAACACATTACCCATATCAAAATGGCAAAAACAATTGCATAGATGCATAACAACCCCCGCACTGGtccaaatcatatttattttttatcttgAATCTCCAAATCGAATTTGGTATACTCAGGGACAGCAAGATTGACGTGTGAGCGGAGCAAGAAACTTTGGGGAGAATGAAATAAAACACGAGTTGGAGAATTTCATACTGtgat from Arabidopsis thaliana chromosome 3, partial sequence includes these protein-coding regions:
- a CDS encoding Metallopeptidase M24 family protein (Metallopeptidase M24 family protein; FUNCTIONS IN: hydrolase activity, aminopeptidase activity; INVOLVED IN: proteolysis, cellular process; LOCATED IN: chloroplast, chloroplast stroma; EXPRESSED IN: 22 plant structures; EXPRESSED DURING: 13 growth stages; CONTAINS InterPro DOMAIN/s: Peptidase M24, structural domain (InterPro:IPR000994), Creatinase (InterPro:IPR000587); BEST Arabidopsis thaliana protein match is: aminopeptidase P1 (TAIR:AT4G36760.1); Has 11788 Blast hits to 11217 proteins in 2602 species: Archae - 275; Bacteria - 7526; Metazoa - 334; Fungi - 310; Plants - 154; Viruses - 0; Other Eukaryotes - 3189 (source: NCBI BLink).) gives rise to the protein MIPLTLSSPSLNRLVLSTSRYSHSLFLSNFNSLSLIHRKLPYKPLFGARCHASSSSSSSSSFTAKSSKEIRKAQTKVVVDEKLSSIRRLFSEPGVGIDAYIIPSQDAHQSEFIAECYARRAYISGFTGSAGTAVVTKDKAALWTDGRYFLQAEKQLNSSWILMRAGNPGVPTASEWIADVLAPGGRVGIDPFLFSADAAEELKEVIAKKNHELVYLYNVNLVDEIWKDSRPKPPSRQIRIHDLKYAGLDVASKLLSLRNQIMDAGTSAIVISMLDEIAWVLNLRGSDVPHSPVMYAYLIVEVDQAQLFVDNSKVTVEVKDHLKNAGIELRPYDSILQGIDSLAARGAQLLMDPSTLNVAIISTYKSACERYSRNFESEAKVKTKFTDSSSGYTANPSGIYMQSPISWAKAIKNDAELKGMKNSHLRDAAALAHFWAWLEEEVHKNANLTEVDVADRLLEFRSMQDGFMDTSFDTISGSGANGAIIHYKPEPESCSRVDPQKLFLLDSGAQYVDGTTDITRTVHFSEPSAREKECFTRVLQGHIALDQAVFPEGTPGFVLDGFARSSLWKIGLDYRHGTGHGVGAALNVHEGPQSISFRYGNMTPLQNGMIVSNEPGYYEDHAFGIRIENLLHVRDAETPNRFGGATYLGFEKLTFFPIQTKMVDVSLLSDTEVDWLNSYHAEVWEKVSPLLEGSTTQQWLWNNTRPLAKP